One Coffea arabica cultivar ET-39 chromosome 5c, Coffea Arabica ET-39 HiFi, whole genome shotgun sequence DNA window includes the following coding sequences:
- the LOC113690858 gene encoding ribonuclease 3-like protein 3 isoform X3 — MVAASSWLQSLLSQSKLLFSSQRLRKYGFALSDFLTGAKTGQKSVKDSFQANEDGVRMKCLTDLDDVEKIIGYKFINKTLLNQAFTHPSYNKGCASYERLEYLARVAVKHNLHKYLRHGKPALERRIQRFMEVLPKYPLHSHGLIDAPKVLADVVESTIGAVFIDSNTCIDTTWEVTSILLDPIITPEMLQINPVKKLYELCQKYKLTVRLVDLWSKEGAFEVFVNNHLRGRGHCHAKKEIALNRAANAAYNEVLRILRVEDINTV; from the exons ATGGTGGCAGCATCCTCATGGTTACAGTCACTGTTGTCTCAATCCAAGCTCTTATTTTCCTCTCAACGCCTTCGAAAATATG GGTTTGCCTTAAGTGATTTCCTGACAGGAGCTAAAACTGGCCAGAAGTCAGTCAAAGACTCATTTCAAGCGAATGAAGATGGAGTAAGAATGAAGTGTTTGACAGATCTTGATGATGTTGAGAAGATCATAGGATACAAATTTATCAATAAGACCTTACTTAATCAGGCCTTTAcacatccatcatataacaagGGTTGTGCATCGTATGAGCGGCTTGAGTAC CTTGCACGTGTGGCTGTCAAGCATAATTTACATAAATATTTACGTCATGGGAAGCCGGCTCTTGAGAGACGA ATTCAAAGATTTATGGAGGTGCTTCCGAAATATCCTTTGCATTCCCATGGGTTGATTGATGCTCCAAAAGTGCTAGCTGATGTTGTTGAATCGACAATAGGAGCTGTGTTCATTGACAGCAATACTTGTATAGACACTACATGGGAG GTAACCAGCATTTTACTGGACCCAATAATCACACCAGAGATGCTCCAGATTAACCCTGTGAAGAAACTGTATGAGCTGTGCCAGAAGTATAAACTTACTGTTCGACTTGTGGATCTTTGGTCTAAAGAAGGAGCCTTTGAGGTTTTTGTTAACAACCATCTCAGAGGAAGAGGTCATTGCCATGCAAAGAAGGAAATTGCATTGAACAGAGCAGCAAATGCTGCATATAATGAGGTCCTTAGAATCTTGAGGGTAGAAGATATTAACACGGTGTAG
- the LOC113690858 gene encoding ribonuclease 3-like protein 3 isoform X1, producing the protein MVAASSWLQSLLSQSKLLFSSQRLRKYGFALSDFLTGAKTGQKSVKDSFQANEDGVRMKCLTDLDDVEKIIGYKFINKTLLNQAFTHPSYNKGCASYERLEYVGDSVLNLLIAKQQFSLYPDLPPGCLTPLRAANVDTEKLARVAVKHNLHKYLRHGKPALERRIQRFMEVLPKYPLHSHGLIDAPKVLADVVESTIGAVFIDSNTCIDTTWEVTSILLDPIITPEMLQINPVKKLYELCQKYKLTVRLVDLWSKEGAFEVFVNNHLRGRGHCHAKKEIALNRAANAAYNEVLRILRVEDINTV; encoded by the exons ATGGTGGCAGCATCCTCATGGTTACAGTCACTGTTGTCTCAATCCAAGCTCTTATTTTCCTCTCAACGCCTTCGAAAATATG GGTTTGCCTTAAGTGATTTCCTGACAGGAGCTAAAACTGGCCAGAAGTCAGTCAAAGACTCATTTCAAGCGAATGAAGATGGAGTAAGAATGAAGTGTTTGACAGATCTTGATGATGTTGAGAAGATCATAGGATACAAATTTATCAATAAGACCTTACTTAATCAGGCCTTTAcacatccatcatataacaagGGTTGTGCATCGTATGAGCGGCTTGAGTACGTGGGTGATTCAGTGCTTAATCTATTAATAGCAAAACAGCAATTTTCTCTTTATCCTGATCTTCCACCTGGATGTTTGACCCCACTTCGTGCTGCAAATGTTGACACAGAGAAGCTTGCACGTGTGGCTGTCAAGCATAATTTACATAAATATTTACGTCATGGGAAGCCGGCTCTTGAGAGACGA ATTCAAAGATTTATGGAGGTGCTTCCGAAATATCCTTTGCATTCCCATGGGTTGATTGATGCTCCAAAAGTGCTAGCTGATGTTGTTGAATCGACAATAGGAGCTGTGTTCATTGACAGCAATACTTGTATAGACACTACATGGGAG GTAACCAGCATTTTACTGGACCCAATAATCACACCAGAGATGCTCCAGATTAACCCTGTGAAGAAACTGTATGAGCTGTGCCAGAAGTATAAACTTACTGTTCGACTTGTGGATCTTTGGTCTAAAGAAGGAGCCTTTGAGGTTTTTGTTAACAACCATCTCAGAGGAAGAGGTCATTGCCATGCAAAGAAGGAAATTGCATTGAACAGAGCAGCAAATGCTGCATATAATGAGGTCCTTAGAATCTTGAGGGTAGAAGATATTAACACGGTGTAG
- the LOC113690213 gene encoding ribonuclease 3-like protein 3 — protein sequence MHSRKPNPSTFPNKPRLFSFPFLLSDQAMEPHQNHPSADNPESHNQEDEAKNKTLQEEEELMMDESSQEEIEEIIGYKFHDPSLLQQAFTDSSFKENCLSYERLEYIGDSVLNLLMAKEHYFLYPELLPGNLTKLRAANVNTEKLARVAVKCNLHKFLRHKKPLLSRQIQEFSEAISAYPLHSTGLVAAPKVLADIVESLIGAIFLDSNSSLDTTWQVVKNLLQPMITLTTIKTHPVTKLHEICQKNGLKVEFVDMWKETGEIEVYVGHEYAGTGKYCSKRLIALNRAAANAYNHILKKLSTDGLI from the exons ATGCACTCAAGGAAACCCAATCCCTCAACCTTTCCCAACAAGCCACGgctcttttcctttccttttcttctctctGATCAGGCCATGGAACCCCACCAAAACCATCCTTCAGCAGATAACCCTGAATCCCACAACCAAGAAGATGAAGCAAAAAACAAAACcctacaagaagaagaagagttgaTGATGGATGAGTCTTCACAAGAAGAAATTGAGGAGATAATAGGCTACAAATTCCATGACCCAAGTTTATTACAACAAGCCTTCACCGACTCATCCTTTAAAGAAAACTGTTTATCCTATGAAAGACTTGAATATATTGGTGATTCAGTACTGAATTTGCTGATGGCAAAGGAACATTATTTTCTGTATCCTGAACTTTTACCAGGAAATCTCACTAAGCTTCGTGCGGCCAATGTTAATACTGAGAAACTTGCACGTGTGGCTGTGAAGTGCAATTTGCATAAGTTTTTACGTCATAAGAAGCCTCTTCTTAGTCGACAG attcaagaattttcagagGCAATTTCAGCCTACCCTTTGCACTCCACAGGGTTAGTTGCTGCTCCGAAAGTGCTTGCAGACATTGTTGAGTCCTTAATTGGTGCCATATTTCTTGACAGCAACTCTTCATTGGACACAACATGGCAG GTAGTGAAGAACTTGTTGCAACCGATGATCACTCTCACAACTATTAAAACGCATCCGGTAACAAAACTTCATGAAATATGCCAGAAGAATGGACTAAAAGTTGAATTCGTTGACATGTGGAAAGAAACAGGAGAGATTGAAGTTTATGTCGGCCATGAATATGCTGGAACAGGAAAATATTGTTCCAAGAGGTTGATTGCACTGAATAGGGCAGCAGCTAATGCCTATAACCACATTCTGAAGAAGTTGAGCACTGATGGTTTGATCTAA
- the LOC113690858 gene encoding ribonuclease 3-like protein 3 isoform X4, whose protein sequence is MKCLTDLDDVEKIIGYKFINKTLLNQAFTHPSYNKGCASYERLEYVGDSVLNLLIAKQQFSLYPDLPPGCLTPLRAANVDTEKLARVAVKHNLHKYLRHGKPALERRIQRFMEVLPKYPLHSHGLIDAPKVLADVVESTIGAVFIDSNTCIDTTWEVTSILLDPIITPEMLQINPVKKLYELCQKYKLTVRLVDLWSKEGAFEVFVNNHLRGRGHCHAKKEIALNRAANAAYNEVLRILRVEDINTV, encoded by the exons ATGAAGTGTTTGACAGATCTTGATGATGTTGAGAAGATCATAGGATACAAATTTATCAATAAGACCTTACTTAATCAGGCCTTTAcacatccatcatataacaagGGTTGTGCATCGTATGAGCGGCTTGAGTACGTGGGTGATTCAGTGCTTAATCTATTAATAGCAAAACAGCAATTTTCTCTTTATCCTGATCTTCCACCTGGATGTTTGACCCCACTTCGTGCTGCAAATGTTGACACAGAGAAGCTTGCACGTGTGGCTGTCAAGCATAATTTACATAAATATTTACGTCATGGGAAGCCGGCTCTTGAGAGACGA ATTCAAAGATTTATGGAGGTGCTTCCGAAATATCCTTTGCATTCCCATGGGTTGATTGATGCTCCAAAAGTGCTAGCTGATGTTGTTGAATCGACAATAGGAGCTGTGTTCATTGACAGCAATACTTGTATAGACACTACATGGGAG GTAACCAGCATTTTACTGGACCCAATAATCACACCAGAGATGCTCCAGATTAACCCTGTGAAGAAACTGTATGAGCTGTGCCAGAAGTATAAACTTACTGTTCGACTTGTGGATCTTTGGTCTAAAGAAGGAGCCTTTGAGGTTTTTGTTAACAACCATCTCAGAGGAAGAGGTCATTGCCATGCAAAGAAGGAAATTGCATTGAACAGAGCAGCAAATGCTGCATATAATGAGGTCCTTAGAATCTTGAGGGTAGAAGATATTAACACGGTGTAG
- the LOC113690858 gene encoding ribonuclease 3-like protein 3 isoform X2: protein MKTTPEHQCFLLGFALSDFLTGAKTGQKSVKDSFQANEDGVRMKCLTDLDDVEKIIGYKFINKTLLNQAFTHPSYNKGCASYERLEYVGDSVLNLLIAKQQFSLYPDLPPGCLTPLRAANVDTEKLARVAVKHNLHKYLRHGKPALERRIQRFMEVLPKYPLHSHGLIDAPKVLADVVESTIGAVFIDSNTCIDTTWEVTSILLDPIITPEMLQINPVKKLYELCQKYKLTVRLVDLWSKEGAFEVFVNNHLRGRGHCHAKKEIALNRAANAAYNEVLRILRVEDINTV, encoded by the exons ATGAAGACTACCCCTGAACATCAATGTTTCTTGTTAG GGTTTGCCTTAAGTGATTTCCTGACAGGAGCTAAAACTGGCCAGAAGTCAGTCAAAGACTCATTTCAAGCGAATGAAGATGGAGTAAGAATGAAGTGTTTGACAGATCTTGATGATGTTGAGAAGATCATAGGATACAAATTTATCAATAAGACCTTACTTAATCAGGCCTTTAcacatccatcatataacaagGGTTGTGCATCGTATGAGCGGCTTGAGTACGTGGGTGATTCAGTGCTTAATCTATTAATAGCAAAACAGCAATTTTCTCTTTATCCTGATCTTCCACCTGGATGTTTGACCCCACTTCGTGCTGCAAATGTTGACACAGAGAAGCTTGCACGTGTGGCTGTCAAGCATAATTTACATAAATATTTACGTCATGGGAAGCCGGCTCTTGAGAGACGA ATTCAAAGATTTATGGAGGTGCTTCCGAAATATCCTTTGCATTCCCATGGGTTGATTGATGCTCCAAAAGTGCTAGCTGATGTTGTTGAATCGACAATAGGAGCTGTGTTCATTGACAGCAATACTTGTATAGACACTACATGGGAG GTAACCAGCATTTTACTGGACCCAATAATCACACCAGAGATGCTCCAGATTAACCCTGTGAAGAAACTGTATGAGCTGTGCCAGAAGTATAAACTTACTGTTCGACTTGTGGATCTTTGGTCTAAAGAAGGAGCCTTTGAGGTTTTTGTTAACAACCATCTCAGAGGAAGAGGTCATTGCCATGCAAAGAAGGAAATTGCATTGAACAGAGCAGCAAATGCTGCATATAATGAGGTCCTTAGAATCTTGAGGGTAGAAGATATTAACACGGTGTAG